A single genomic interval of Rhinopithecus roxellana isolate Shanxi Qingling chromosome 11, ASM756505v1, whole genome shotgun sequence harbors:
- the ZNF37A gene encoding zinc finger protein 37A isoform X1 translates to MITSQGSVSFRDVTVGFTQEEWQHLDPAQRTLYRDVMLENYSHLVSVGYCIPKPEVILKLEKGEEPWILKEKFPSQRHLEIINTSRNYSRMKFNEFNKGGKCLCGEKHEIIHSEEEPYEYNTNGNSFWLNEDLIWHQKIKNWEQPFEYNECGKAFPENSFFLVHKRGYTGQKTCKYTEHGKTCDMSFFITHQQTHPRENHYECNQCGENIFEESILLEHQSVYPFSQKLNLTPIQRTHSVNNIIEYNECGTFFSEKLVLHLQQRTHTGEKPYECHECGKTFTQKSAHTRHQRTHTGGKHYECHECGKTFYKNSDLIKHQRIHTGERPYRCHECGKSFSEKSTLTQHQRTHTGEKPYECHECGKTFSFKSVLTVHQKTHTGEKPYECYACGKAFLRKSDLIKHQRIHTGEKPYECNACGKSFSEKSTLTKHLRTHTGEKPYECIQCGKFFCYYSGFTEHLRRHTGEKPFGCNECGKTFRQKSALIVHQRTHIRQKPYGCNECGKSFCVKSKLIAHHRTHTGEKPYACNVCGKSFYVKSKLTVHQRTHLGRNPINVVSEGNYSG, encoded by the exons GGATCTGTGTCATTTAGGGATGTGACTGTGGGCTTCACTCAAGAGGAGTGGCAGCATCTGGACCCCGCTCAGAGGACCCTGTACAGGgatgtgatgctggagaactaCAGCCACCTTGTCTCAGTAG GATATTGCATTCCTAAACCAGAAGTGATTCTCAAGTTGGAGAAAGGCGAGGAGCCATGgatattaaaggaaaaatttcCAAGCCAGCGTCATCTAG aaataattaatACCAGTAGAAACTATTCAAGAATGAAGTTCAATGAGTTTAACAAAGGTGGAAAATGTTTGTGTGGTGAAAAGCATGAAATAATTCATTCTGAAGAGGAACCTTATGAATATAATACAAATGGGAACAGCTTCTGGCTGAATGAAGACCTCATTTGgcatcagaaaattaaaaattgggaGCAACCTTTTGAATAcaatgaatgtgggaaagctttcCCTGAGAATTCATTCTTCCTTGTACATAAGAGAGGTTACACAGGACAGAAAACCTGCAAATATACTGAACATGGGAAAACCTGTGATATGTCATTTTTCATTACCCATCAGCAAACGCATCCAAGAGAAAACCACTATGAATGTAATCAATGTGGAGAAAACATCTTTGAGGAATCGATTCTCCTTGAACATCAGAGTGTTTACCCATTCAGCCAGAAGTTAAATCTCACTCCAATTCAGAGAACCCACTCAGTTAACAATATTATTGAATATAATGAGTGTGGAACCTTTTTCAGTGAAAAATTAGTCCTTCATTTACAACAGAGAACACATACAGGAGAAAAACCTTATGAATGTCATGAATGTGGAAAAACCTTCACCCAGAAGTCAGCCCATACAAGACATCAGAGAACACACACAGGGGGAAAACACTATGAATGTCACGAATGTGGGAAGACCTTTTATAAGAATTCAGACCTCATTAAACATCAAAGAATTCATACAGGGGAGAGACCTTATAGATGTCATGAATGTGGGAAATCCTTCAGTGAAAAGTCAACCCTTACTCAACATCAGAGAACACACACAGGCGAGAAACCATATGAATGTCATGAATGTGGGAAAACCTTTTCATTTAAGTCAGTCCTTACTGTGCATCAGAAGACACACACAGGGGAGAAGCCCTATGAATGCTATGCATGTGGGAAAGCCTTTCTCAGAAAATCAGACCTCATTAAACATCAAAGAATTCACACAGGTGAAAAACCTTATGAATGTAATGCATGTGGGAAATCATTTTCTGAGAAGTCAACCCTTACTAAACATCTAAGAACTCACACAGGtgagaaaccttatgaatgtatTCAGTGTGGAAAATTTTTCTGCTACTACTCCGGTTTCACAGAACATCTGAGAAGACACACAGGGGAGAAACCTTTTggatgtaatgaatgtgggaaaacctTCCGTCAGAAGTCAGCCCTAATTGTTCACCAGAGAACTCATATAAGACAGAAACCCTATGgatgtaatgaatgtggaaaatCATTCTGTGTGAAGTCAAAACTCATTGCACATCATAGAACACACACAGGGGAGAAACCCTATGCATGTAATGTTTGTGGAAAATCATTCTATGTTAAGTCAAAACTAACTGTACATCAGAGAACACACTTGGggagaaaccctataaatgtagTAAGTGAGGGAAATTACTCTGGGTGA
- the ZNF37A gene encoding zinc finger protein 37A isoform X2, with protein sequence MLENYSHLVSVGYCIPKPEVILKLEKGEEPWILKEKFPSQRHLEIINTSRNYSRMKFNEFNKGGKCLCGEKHEIIHSEEEPYEYNTNGNSFWLNEDLIWHQKIKNWEQPFEYNECGKAFPENSFFLVHKRGYTGQKTCKYTEHGKTCDMSFFITHQQTHPRENHYECNQCGENIFEESILLEHQSVYPFSQKLNLTPIQRTHSVNNIIEYNECGTFFSEKLVLHLQQRTHTGEKPYECHECGKTFTQKSAHTRHQRTHTGGKHYECHECGKTFYKNSDLIKHQRIHTGERPYRCHECGKSFSEKSTLTQHQRTHTGEKPYECHECGKTFSFKSVLTVHQKTHTGEKPYECYACGKAFLRKSDLIKHQRIHTGEKPYECNACGKSFSEKSTLTKHLRTHTGEKPYECIQCGKFFCYYSGFTEHLRRHTGEKPFGCNECGKTFRQKSALIVHQRTHIRQKPYGCNECGKSFCVKSKLIAHHRTHTGEKPYACNVCGKSFYVKSKLTVHQRTHLGRNPINVVSEGNYSG encoded by the exons atgctggagaactaCAGCCACCTTGTCTCAGTAG GATATTGCATTCCTAAACCAGAAGTGATTCTCAAGTTGGAGAAAGGCGAGGAGCCATGgatattaaaggaaaaatttcCAAGCCAGCGTCATCTAG aaataattaatACCAGTAGAAACTATTCAAGAATGAAGTTCAATGAGTTTAACAAAGGTGGAAAATGTTTGTGTGGTGAAAAGCATGAAATAATTCATTCTGAAGAGGAACCTTATGAATATAATACAAATGGGAACAGCTTCTGGCTGAATGAAGACCTCATTTGgcatcagaaaattaaaaattgggaGCAACCTTTTGAATAcaatgaatgtgggaaagctttcCCTGAGAATTCATTCTTCCTTGTACATAAGAGAGGTTACACAGGACAGAAAACCTGCAAATATACTGAACATGGGAAAACCTGTGATATGTCATTTTTCATTACCCATCAGCAAACGCATCCAAGAGAAAACCACTATGAATGTAATCAATGTGGAGAAAACATCTTTGAGGAATCGATTCTCCTTGAACATCAGAGTGTTTACCCATTCAGCCAGAAGTTAAATCTCACTCCAATTCAGAGAACCCACTCAGTTAACAATATTATTGAATATAATGAGTGTGGAACCTTTTTCAGTGAAAAATTAGTCCTTCATTTACAACAGAGAACACATACAGGAGAAAAACCTTATGAATGTCATGAATGTGGAAAAACCTTCACCCAGAAGTCAGCCCATACAAGACATCAGAGAACACACACAGGGGGAAAACACTATGAATGTCACGAATGTGGGAAGACCTTTTATAAGAATTCAGACCTCATTAAACATCAAAGAATTCATACAGGGGAGAGACCTTATAGATGTCATGAATGTGGGAAATCCTTCAGTGAAAAGTCAACCCTTACTCAACATCAGAGAACACACACAGGCGAGAAACCATATGAATGTCATGAATGTGGGAAAACCTTTTCATTTAAGTCAGTCCTTACTGTGCATCAGAAGACACACACAGGGGAGAAGCCCTATGAATGCTATGCATGTGGGAAAGCCTTTCTCAGAAAATCAGACCTCATTAAACATCAAAGAATTCACACAGGTGAAAAACCTTATGAATGTAATGCATGTGGGAAATCATTTTCTGAGAAGTCAACCCTTACTAAACATCTAAGAACTCACACAGGtgagaaaccttatgaatgtatTCAGTGTGGAAAATTTTTCTGCTACTACTCCGGTTTCACAGAACATCTGAGAAGACACACAGGGGAGAAACCTTTTggatgtaatgaatgtgggaaaacctTCCGTCAGAAGTCAGCCCTAATTGTTCACCAGAGAACTCATATAAGACAGAAACCCTATGgatgtaatgaatgtggaaaatCATTCTGTGTGAAGTCAAAACTCATTGCACATCATAGAACACACACAGGGGAGAAACCCTATGCATGTAATGTTTGTGGAAAATCATTCTATGTTAAGTCAAAACTAACTGTACATCAGAGAACACACTTGGggagaaaccctataaatgtagTAAGTGAGGGAAATTACTCTGGGTGA